From a region of the Mytilus galloprovincialis chromosome 3, xbMytGall1.hap1.1, whole genome shotgun sequence genome:
- the LOC143068512 gene encoding serpin B6-like, whose product MKKIQFSSYFPKKVVLKVFLCLFLLLNLFILTFSSSSSNMADSNLNNDTSAALSKSNLQFTFKLHKELTKGNSDNVFFSPFSISYALAMTFLGAREKTAEQMADALGISDMKDEVHQNFEKYLSIILKENENFTLHTANRLFPNHLSKVETDYINSCIKHYQADILPLDFSQGEVSRKIINEWVSQRTNDKIKDLIGSGVLKPDVFMVLVNAIYFKGNWASQFDEKRTRKDRFHINLSEEVEVDMMYQKKKFPYTYNPQHLCSVLELPYKGDSLSMLFILPDMTDGLSAIEEAMNPDLFNELQSTLRNNSDVEVFIPKFKLETQFELSTILSKLGMPDAFNEAKADFSGMDKTKNVYISKVIHKAFVEVNEEGTEAAAATGVVMMTRAAVRRLIFKADKPFLFFIKDKRSNIILFSGRYSGPEGNVVRAREDL is encoded by the coding sequence ATGAAAAAGATACAATTTTCGTCGTACTTCCCAAAGAAAGTTGTGTTGAAGGTGTTCCTGTGTCTCTTCCTGCTGCTGAATTTGTTCATTTTGACCTTTAGTTCCTCAAGTTCAAATATGGCGGATAGCAATTTGAATAATGACACATCTGCAGCATTATCCAAGTCCAATTTACAGTTCACCTTTAAGCTGCACAAAGAGTTAACAAAGGGTAATTCCGACAATGTTTTCTTTTCACCATTCAGTATATCATATGCCCTAGCTATGACCTTTCTTGGAGCACGAGAGAAAACTGCAGAACAAATGGCAGACGCATTGGGAATATCAGATATGAAAGATGAGGTTCATCAAAATTTCGAAAAGTATCTGTCTATTATTTTGaaggaaaatgaaaattttacactACACACAGCTAACAGACTATTTCCAAACCATTTATCCAAAGTTGAGACTGATTATATAAATAGTTGTATAAAACACTACCAAGCTGACATACTTCCATTAGATTTTTCTCAGGGTGAGGTTTCTAGGAAAATTATCAATGAATGGGTCAgtcagagaacaaatgacaaGATTAAGGACTTGATTGGTTCTGGAGTTCTAAAACCAGATGTTTTTATGGTTCTTGTAAATGCAATATATTTCAAGGGTAATTGGGCTAGCCAATTTGATGAAAAGCGAACTCGTAAAGACCGCTTTCACATAAACCTCTCAGAAGAAGTAGAAGTTGATATGATGtatcaaaaaaagaaatttcccTACACATACAATCCACAACACCTCTGCAGTGTGTTAGAATTACCATATAAAGGAGACAGCCTCAGTATGCTATTCATCCTGCCAGATATGACTGATGGTTTGTCTGCCATTGAAGAAGCCATGAATCCTGATTTGTTCAATGAACTTCAGAGTACTCTCAGAAATAATTCAGATGTTGAAGTTTTTATACCAAAATTTAAGTTGGAAACCCAATTTGAACTGTCAACAATTTTGTCCAAATTGGGAATGCCAGACGCCTTCAATGAAGCAAAAGCAGATTTTTCGGGGATGGATAAAACAAAGAATGTTTACATTTCTAAAGTAATACACAAGGCATTTGTGGAAGTTAATGAAGAAGGAACGGAAGCAGCTGCAGCAACAGGAGTGGTCATGATGACGAGAGCTGCCGTCCGTAGGCTTATATTTAAGGCTGACAAaccatttttattctttattaaggACAAGAGATCTAATATTATTCTGTTTAGTGGTAGATACAGTGGTCCAGAAGGAAATGTTGTGAGAGCCAGAGAAGACCTCTAG